attattattattgtgcaGCCGCAGAGAGATGAGGCAGATCTATTtgtgtagatagatagatctcTAAGACATATGCTCACAGTGAATAAGATAAGCAATTTCCCTGCTCTTCTGCAGTTGACCTTCAGGGAAAGACAGACAATGAACAAGTCAACAAATAAAAGATACTTTTTCAGGTAGTGGTATGAGTTCCAAAGATGACAAAACCACGCTGATGGGAAGATGAGTActggtggagggtggaaggtggtgGGGGAGAGATTGCATGGTTGTGAAAgccttctctgaggaggtgacatttgaattgaTCCAAATGACATGAGGGAGCCACCATGAAAAGTTCTAGGGCAGAGTTTTTGGAGCAGGCGGAACAGCAAGGGCAAAGCCCCTGAGGTGAGAGCAGCTTTGACCTGTTTATGGAAAGGAGTTATTTCAGTGTAGGGAGTATAGGGAATAAGCGGGAGGATGGTGAGAGGAGGCCAGGAAGGTGGACAGGGGATGGATCCTGGTGACCCTTGCAGGTCTTGGCAAAGAGTTTGGGATTTGTTCCAAGTGCAAGAGGAAGGCAATGGAGGACTTTTAAGCAAAGAGACATCATctcatttatatttgtaaaagatcactctggcttctCTATAAAGAATGAATTATAAGGGTTAAGACTGGATGCTAATGGGAGACTATTATGTCCCTGCAGCAACAGTAGCACTAATGGAGAAGTTCAGGTGATAGCAGGAGAAAGCTGGATTCAGGATGCAATCTGAACTTGCTGATTGACCAGAGGCAGGGAGTGAGGGAAAGAGGGGAATCAATAATGACTCCTGGGTGATTGACAGGAATGACAGAGAGGATAGATGGTGGTGTTTACCGTGATGAAGACTGGGAAAAGATGGGGCTTGGGGGACTGCACATTCCTTTTCTCTGGGTAAGCAGAGTTCCTGCCACTATCCAGGGCCCTGCTCTTTAAGTGACTTCGTCTTATCTCTCAGCTGTGGGGCAAGGAGGCCACAGGGCCCAAGGTCCATGCCTGCCTAAAGCCTGTATTTTCCCATCCCCACCCAGACTTCTAGGGTGGCCAGAAGATGGCTATTTGGTTCTGTGTGGGTGtgtcatgtatgtgtgtgtatgtgtggtgtgcgGTGTGGGTGTGGTGCATGTGGAGGTGTGTGGgctgtttgtgtgtgttgtatggtatgtgtgtgatgtgtggtgtgttgtgtgtgtggatGGGTGTGGGTGGTGTGGTATGGGGGAGTATatggtgtatgtatgtgtgggtggtatgtgtgtggtgtgtgtatgtgtatggtaTGTGTGGTATGGTATGTATgggtatgtggtatgtgtgtagaATGTGTATATTatgtggtgtgtgcctatggCATGTGGGTGGGTATGTGTAGTGCGTATATGTGGAATGCGTGGGGGGTagcatttgtgtgcatgtatggtgtgtgtatgtgtggtgtgtgtgatgtgtctatgtgtgtgtggggtgtgtgtggtgtgtgatgtgtgtatgttatgtgtatgtgtggtatgtatgggtatgtggtgtgtatatggcatgtgtatgtatgtgttgtaTGTGGCAGGTGTGGGGAGGTTGTGTGGcgcatgtgtgtggtgtatgtgttaTGTATGGTGTTTggggtatgtggtgtgtgtatggggtatgtatgtggtatgtgtatgtgaCGTGCatggtgtgttgtgtgtatggGACAGTGTCGTGTGTATGGGAgatggcgtgtgtgtgtgtgtgtgtgtatggtgtgtatgTAGTAtgtgagagggtgtatgtgtatgGTATATGTgggatgcatgtgtgtgtgcgtgcagcCCCTAGATGTGAGGGCTGGATCAGGCATGTGAGGGGCCCCCTCTCAGAAAGCACAGAACTAGGCATGATAAGGGAAGGTGGTGGCTGTCCATCAGTCCAGTGCACACACATGCAGTCTTGACAGAGTAGTTGATACACAGGAACAGTATCTTCACAGCACCGGTTACCTAGAAATAGGATCATCATTTGCATCATGTCTGTATCAAAGTTCCTCACACTCCTCCATGCCACAGAGATTGTGCCAAGATTGAGGCCCCCAAAAGCAGAGAGAGTACATGAAAAACAAGCTTAACATGCCTCACAATTTTATCAGGGCCCAGGCACAAGGAGTGTGAGTTCACGTGGGAGCAATAACACCAGTGGTCGCCTTCCCAAGGGAGACCCACTCAGTCCACCATTGAATCACTGACTCAGGACTGTGCCAGATGCTGTAAAAAAGGCTACTCTTGTCCTCATGCCCAGCCTGGGAGGGTGCGACATGGAGATGCAATGCCCACTCTTCTGATCTTGACTCTCACCTCCTTTGTACCCTGCAGATATGTGGAACCTGCCTCTGGACAGCCGCTATGTCACCTTAACTGGGACCATCACACGAGGGAAGAAAAAGGGTCAGATGGTGGACATCCATGTCACATTGACAGAGAAAGAGCTGCAGGAACTGACCAAGCCTAAAGAGTCATCAAGGGAAACGACGCCTGAAGGAAGAATGGCCTGCCAGGTGGGAGCCGACCGTGGGCCCCATGTGGTCCTCTGGACGCTGGTCTGCCTGCCTGtggttttcattctctcttttgttGTCTCTTTCTACTACGGCACTATCACCTGGTACAACATCTTCCTCGTGTATAATGAGGAAAGGACCTTCTGGCACAAGATCTCGTATTGCCCCTGCCTCATTCTCTTCTATCCAGTGCTCATCATGGCCATGGCTTCCTCCCTGGGCCTCTACGCCGCTGTGGTCCAGCTCTCGTGGTCCTGGGGAGCATGGTGGCAAGCTGCCCGGGACATGGAGAAAGGCTTCTGTGGCTGGCTCTGCAGCAAGCTGGGTCTAGAGGACTGTTCTCCCTACAGCATTGTAGAGTTGCTTGAATCCGACAATATCTCAAGCACTCTCTCCAACAAGGACCCCATCCAAGAGGTAGAAACCTCCACGGTCTAAACTCCCAACAACTTACTTCCTCCTCTGGCCCCAGTAGCCTATATATCATCTTACAATTCCAGCAgattctttctttaaattaccCCCTGCTCTCTGCAGTTCTTCTGGGAAACCATAGTCCATACTGATCAGTTTTATCATCTTGAGGgttccaggagggcagggaacAGACGAGCAATTGTGCCAAAGCAGTTCATCCAATGGACAAACTCTTCTTGATTCCCTGCCCTAAAATCACAATTTATCTAGGACAACGGAACTCTCCTGTGTGtcattttgggagcctgaaggTGTTACCGGTGCCTAGAACTGAGGGGAGTATGTGACTAAATGTGTCAGGGAGAATAAAGAACCTCAGGGGTAACCACATCCACCAAGATAATAGACAGGGATGGAGTGAGACATTTAGGAAGCTGGGCTACCACAGTGTAGCAGAAggtaaacatttgtgtgcatcatttagatttagatttagcTGCATAGAATTAAAACCCTAAAATatcagtggcttaaacaagatagaAGTGTATTTCTTTCTTGTACAGAAGTCTGGAGGCAGACTATCCTGGGACCCTGTGAAGTAATCCAGGTCCCAGGCTTCTTCTATTTCTCTACCATTAGTAGGGTGTGACCCTTCTCACCCTTATCCTCAACATCCCAGTGCTGATTACATCTTCAGCCATCACAACCATGTTTCTGATAAAATAGAGGAAAGGGCAGAGAAGCACACACCCTTCCTGTTCAAGGAGACTTCCCAGAAGTCCCACTCAATTCTTCTTATATCTCATTGGCAAGACCTCAGTCAAATGATCTCATGAGCAAAAGAGGCTGGAAATGTAGTTGTTGGGCTGGGTAGCTATATTCTCAGCTAAATATTGGGTTCACACTaattgaagagaaaaaggaagaatggttatttgttttatgttttgttttgttttgctttttgagacggagtcttactctgttgccaaggcgggagtgcagtggcactatctcggctcactgcaacctttgcctcccgggttcaagcgattcttgtgccttggcctcccgagtagctgggattacaggcgcatgccaccaagcccggctaagttttgtattttttttagtagagatggggtttcaccatgttgccaaggctggtcttgaactcctgacctcaggtgatccgcctgcctcggcctcccaaagtgctgggattataggaaagAATGGTTATTTTGGTAGGCAAGTCAGAATGTTTGCCTCACAATGATCATTTAAATACATTCAGAACCCCAAACTGCtaatatggttttatttatttatttattcattcattcgtttattcatttatttatttaggcctGAATCTTACACAGAgaatttatatatagatattagCTACATATACTTCGAATATGCTATACATAGATATTAGCACCTCATATACTTTGCAATTAAGCTTCTGTAATGTCATGTGATTTGTTTTTGGAAAGGAATAGTGGACAGGAGAGTACAATTTATAATAGTAGCATAACTCTTTGTcctggtggtggaggtgggaCGAAGTGGTGTTATTTAACCTAGATTAAAGACCAGCAAGGGAGGAATTGCATCTGCCAAAGTTTCTTCCAACAAAGATCAGTAGCCCTAAGCACAAAGAAGCCAGATTTAGCCTTCTCTTGTTTGGTGAAACCTCACTCAGAGCTTTACTCCCTCAGACCTTTCTGAGTTTAACCACAGACATGATCTTTGCTGTGCTGAGAAACTTGTGTCTTCCTGGCCTGTAGGGAGTGTAAACCAGATTAATCCAGATTAACAGActctgaacttaaaaaaataaaaacaggtccCACCTAAGGGTGTccttctaatttcaaaatatcaacTCCTAAGAAGTCAGCAGAATTGGGAGATTtgggtccttataagaagagctGGTGCTCTTTTGTTCATATCTCAAAACAAAGCTGTTGAAAGAACTGCTGCGATGAATCAAACCACAGGAGTTGGTCATGCTCCCCACAGAGAGCCCAGGACATTTGCCTGATGTATGGTGCTGAGCTCCACCTTCagaagaactctttttttttttttttaaataactattattagcttgacaagaaaaaaagtgcCCAACAGTTTTAATGTTAACCTTGGTGCTCTATGGTGCATTTGCAGAGATATGaacaattaaaatgaagacaaaataaaaataaagtctgattatcatttgttcattttgtctTTGAAGCTCTTCAAAATTGCTTTGAATGCTATGGCTTACAGAAAAAGGGTGAGCATGATGGCTGTcctatatgtatgttatatatgtaatGATCTTAATATGAGTCCTTATGTTTGGACTCTTTCCACGCTTCACTAATTTTGGGGAATTCTATTTAGGTGGACTATTTTCACAAACCACATTAGAAACTTGCAACCACATTTGTCCCATTTTTCTGGGGTTGGGGAAACCAAGGGGAAAAGCCAAAAAGTCATGATTAGGACACAGGTAAAGTGGCTGTGGTGCCATGGAAGAGTGTGGGATGTTGATGAGATCATACCCAAGAGATACCTAGATAAAGTTGACATGGCCtttatctagtggaagaaatgggcttgtaaattaaaatcatttcaaaggGGTTCTATAGAGGTATGTAAAAGCCTAGACtagaggaaggaaaaacagaaccaaaaagaaCCAAAGTGTCTCATCTTTACTCTCAGCAAACACCACAGAGACCATTAGAGGAGAAACTGGAGAGTTCAATACCATATTTGAACAATTCTTTTGGCTCATAGTTACCTGATCATCGTGGTGAATGTCAAGGAGGAGGACTATATTTTCCAGTTGCTTAACAGCCATAATGTACTGAGCTCAATAAACCATGTCTGGCCCATACGGTGACACTGATGTGTTTCCAAGTCATCTTGTCTATTGACATTAGGTAGCACCCTTCATTTCACTTCACATCCAAGAAGAGTAAAACGCATGATTTTCTATAAAACAAGAttctaaatcttaaaaataactaatttcaGATGATGTGAAAGTTTCATTTTGCCATTTCGGAATGGCTACCTGGAGCTTAATTTGTGCAATGCTGAAAAATATTAGTGGACATCTCACTGCTCACATCTGTTTGGgatataaactgttttttttttttttttttgagacggagttttactcttgtctcccaagctggagtgcaatggtgtgatctctgctcactgtaacctctgcttcctgggttcaagcgattctccagcagctgggattacaggtgcgccaccaccatgcctggctaatttttgtattttcggtagagatggggtttcaccatgttggccaggctgctctcaaactcgtgacctcaggtgatccacccgcctcagcctcccaaagtgctggaattacaggcatgagccaccatggcggccaggatataaaattttatttcatatctgTACTCTGTTAATATTCTACCTATTTTCTCAGTTACCCATATAACCATTGTAACAGCTCTCTGTCAGAGCACAAAGCCTGtacgttttaattttttataatgctCACAAAGTCATTACTCATATAGTTCACTTTCAAGGTAATATCAAATGCAAACATATTCCAGCAACTtaaattataattacaaaataaaaattttatttgcctTTGTTAACTACCTGAAGGGAGCACATTGTCTACATTGTAGCAATAGTTCAAAAAAATCTCTGTTGTTTCAGTTATTTATTACTGCTGTAACACCTAAAACacaatggcttaaaataacagcatggtgtgcacctgtggtcccagccccttgggaggctgaggtggaaggatggcttgagcccaggaggtggaggttgcagtgagctaagatagagctactacactccagcctgggtgacagagtgagatcctgtctcaacaccaaaaccaaaaaaaaaaaaaaacccaccaaaatagCCATTTGATTCCTTTGCTCAAAGTTCTGTAATTTGTGCAGAGCTTGGTGGAAACTACTAGTCTCTGCTCAATGTTTCTAGTGCTGAGATTGCTTCCTAGGGAGGATCTTCTCCCTAGACAGCCTCACTTGCATGGCTGCCAAGTTGGTGCTGGGTGACATCCAGGTTACTCTTGGGGCTGTTGGTGCTCAGtgcttgtattagtctgcttgggctacCATAACAGACTTGGGTTGTCATAACAGataataccatagactaggtagcttaaatgacagaaattaattttctcacagttctagaggctgggggGATCTCTTCTTGGGTTGCAAGTGGCCATCTTCTCATTCTGTGTTCACATGACCTCTTTGAGCggggagagaggcagaggcagagggagagagagagtgagaaagagagagttcTAGCATCTCTTAGGCTCTTGTTTCTTTTCACAGAAGCACTAATTCCATCAGGAGggccaccctcatgacctaaatctgatcatctcccaaaggccttatctccaaGTATCATCATATTGGGGGTTGGGatctcaacatatgaattctggggaGACACACTCAGTCCATAATAGGGCTCCTTCGTGTGGCTATGTTGGGCTTTCACAGCATGGCAGACTTCATACATGGTATCTGGGTTCACCAGGGTGCAAAAGACAAATCTGCCAGGTATTCTAAAGGCTTCAGCCCAGAACTGTCTACTGTCACTTGTGACACATTTTACTGGTTATAGCAGGTCATAAGGCCTGTCCAGATTCAAGGGGAAGGAAATACATAACGGCGTGAATGCTGGGAGGCATGGCTCACAGGGATCACCAAAATCACATTTTGTCattccccatctctactaaaaacacaaaaattagtcgggcacagtggtgggtgcctgtaatcccagctacttgggaggctgaggcaggaaaatcgcttgagcctggtgGGGGGTGGGAGCGGTGGAGgttagcagtgagccgagatcatgccactgcactccagcctgggtgcagagtgagactctgtctcaaaaaaaaaaaaaaaagaaaagaaaaagaggatatCAGGGTACATTATATCCAACTGTTGATAAGTTGTCACATAAGTCCCACCAATTCACAATTTAATATCATATACTCTACACACTCACATTTTCAGTATTTCACAGCACATTAACAAAGTTATCAGGAAAATTGGACTAACACAACCAAAGATGTTACAGAGTGCACACAATTTTGACACGGATAGCAACGTGATCAAGGAATGGTTTTCTTCAGGAAACAATTCTAAACAACCATGAAAATAGaagttatataaaattttttaagacaTATTAAATGCATGACTGTGGTTCTATATTGCCATTTAGTAGGCTTTGTACTATAGGAAATAAAATACCCTCTCCCTAGGGAATGTTAAACTGACTTCCAAGACAGTGAAATCCTCCCATTATTCACTATTCCACTGTTTGCTGGTTGTACCGAACAACAAACAAGTGAATTATTTCACCTTTTAAAAGCTACACTTTAAAAATGGGATGAAGCGGGTGGGATTCCctccttcttaaaaatgtttcagccgggcacagtggctcacgcctgtaatcccagcactttgggaggtcgaggtgggcagatcacctgaggtcgggagtttgagaccagcctgaccaatatggagaaaccccatttctactaaaaatacaaaattagttgggcgtggtggtgcatgtctgtaatcccagctacttgtgaggctgaggcaggagaatcgcttgaacccgggaggcagaggttgcggtaagcagAATTTgaacctctgcactccagcttgggcaagagtgaaactccttttcaaaaaaaaaaaaaaatgtttctaggGCTACTAAAAAacttgcatttaaaaatagtcgataaaaatattccttatcaaaatagttgataaaaatatttctctgaggCCAAGtgcagtcgctcacacctgtaatcccagcactttggggggctgaggtgggaggatggcttgatcccaggagttcaagaccaggctgggcaacataggaagtccccgcctccacacacacaaaaaaaccccacaaaaattagctgggcttggcggcacacacctgtggtcccagttacttggcagaCTGAAGTAAgtgaatcgcttgagtccaggggttctaggctgcagtgagctacaactGTGCTaccagactccagcctgggcggagtgagaccctgtctctttctttttctctctctctctagctctgGATTGTACAAGAAGGGAGACAAGGACCACTGATAAGATACGGTATGTGATACTACTAATCAGATTCGGCTTCTTTCTGTCCTGCTTCTCCAGAGGCTGAACTCTCCTTGTTTTAGTTTCACCGTTTTCCACAGGGAAATCTTTCATTTCCCTGTTAGCCACTTAGCCTGTTTGCCCTTTGCTCCCATTTTCCCTTGTTTACTTGTCTGAAAATTTATGCTGCCCTGCTGCCTTCGTTGGGCCTCGTTTCCACTTTTGCTGGAGCAGATTTAGCTGACAACCTCGCAGATCTTCACCGCCCCTTCTACTGAGCTTATCTTTCTCTCAGGAATCTTACCCGCAGGGAAGGGCGAGTGTCcgtgcctgcctgcctgcctgcctgcctgccgcAGCCCGCGTAAAGCTGAGCGGCCAGGGCACTGCTGTTCCTTAAaagtattattcaaaataattatttcagcttttaaaTAACTCCTTGAGTTTGAATCAAAAGCTGGAAGAGCCGGGGCTCTATGTGCACGTCTGAAAATGTCTTACTCTACATTCTAGAGGtttcaatatatttataattttggcTCATGGATTCTCCGCATCTTTTCAGCTTCGATTCTTGCTTTTCCCAGAAACAATTTTCAAGCAGGAGAGAATATTTATTGGACTTGATTTTCTCAGTTTGGGCAGAGGTTTGCAGACACTGCAGGTTGCCAGACCCTTCGTCCAGCCACCTGTCAGCCGGGGGTCATTTGGTATAGAAAGCAGTCATTTCTATGCAAGTTACTGCTCGGGCCTGCCTCCCTCAAAGGGTTAGGGGCTGCGGGCTGGACAGAGGGCTCGTAGTCAAGTAAAACAGCTGCTATTTCTATAATATCTCCCTAGACTTGTCTCCTAAATTAAACCTTGACTCCTCCCTTCCAAGTTGCAGCCACTGATAACTACTGACAGAGCCTTAGCAGATAACGTCTCATGCCTCCAGGCGTTCGTGCATCCCATTTTCTCTGGAagaatttcctttttacttttgtgCTCATGGGGAAGTCCTACTCTTCCTGAGTAGGTTCTAAGTTTATCACATCGGTGAAATGTTTCATTATCAcacattttagaagaaatttttcTGCATTCATACTCAAGAAAATGTAACtccaaaataaccaaaaataaaataaaaagtagaaaaaaaatccacaaatgataagagaacaaaaaataaaaagttaaaaaaaaatgaaaaaatgaaattaaaaaaagatttttttaaaaagtaaaaaaaagaaaagaaaatctaactcCACAGCTTTGACACAAAATGCCGTAGGTGTTTTTCTCAATGAGCGAAAAGGGAAGTGAATCTTTAAGTGATTAAGCGAATCGTTCAGTAAATTTGTCGTACTAGCGTTTCAAGAGGCTCAAGGACCACAGGCTCCCGAGTAGGGTGTAATGGAGGGAATCTGCGCATGCTCGGCGGGAATCGGCGCATACTCGGCGGGAATCGGCGCATGCTCGGCGGGAATCGGCGCATGCTCGGCGGGAATCTGCGCAAGCTCGGCGGGAGTCTGCGCAAGCTCGGCAGGAGTCTGCGCATGCTCAGAGCTGCAGGGCACGGTTTCCCCGCCCCTTTCAGGCCTAGCAGGAAGCGAAGCGGCTCTTCCCGCTATCTGCCGCTAGTCCACCGGAAGCGAGTTGCGAGACGGCAGGTTCCCGCCCGGAAGAAGCGACCAAAGCGCCTGAGGACCGGCAACATGGTGCGGTCGGGGAATAAGGTATAAAGAAAGCCATGGGCTTGGGCCTTACCCTTGCGGGGGGATCCGAAGAGGGTGGTTCGGAAGCGGGAATCGTGGGATCACGGCCATGCCAAAGAATGGGGCAAGAGAAGATCGTGGTGGTGGGCTCAGTCAGGAGGGCCGGGACCGAGGGATGCGCTATGAGAAAAGCTGGGGATTTGGGGTTCCAAGACCTGAATTTGAGCCTCGCTGACTCCATATTTTCCACTGCCCACCCATCCCatcccttttctccctctctatcTGCTCTTTGTctcacctccctccccacccgcctccccctctctccctttaTCCCATTCCTCTCCTTATCCACTCCTTAACCCCACTTCCTCTATTACTTCGGAGCCTGGGTTCTTAAGATGTCTATGAGAGTGAAAATTAGCTGTGATAAAGCAACTATCCCACAGGGCTTGTTGTAAAACTTAAGAGAAGGACTATCTGTGactaaaataacttaaaatgcaAGGTGTCGTATTAATACCTTTATAATAACGTAATATCCCGCATTTATTGAAAGCCTACTCTGTGAGGGACGGATGTAAAGCTTTTATtcctatctcatttaatcttcacagcccCTTGAAGTGAAAACTACCCCCATTTTGCAAGTGGGAAAACCGAGGAATAAAGAACTGTGGGCTTTTCGTGGTGAAATCCGGATTTGAATCCAAGCAGTCTGGTTTCAGGGCCCTGGAGAACCCCTGTGTTGCTAGAAATCTATGACCGTTGGTGTCCCAGATCAATAACAGAAATTACAAtgaattttaaagtgattttttttttcaacataaaaGGGTGGTAGTTGTCTCTGAAGGGTCACTAGAGGGAGATGTGGTTCCAGGGATTAATGAATTCATTCACTACAGATAAACAAGAAACGAGTTTGAGCACTCGTCATTGAGAAATGTTGATTAAAACGATCATGAGCTTTTAATAATGCCACTCACCTCCTTTGTTCCTCCTCTTTCAGCTCCTGAAAACTTTGTAGCTCTAGTGGAGGAGCTATTTGTGGCAGATGGACTGGAAGTAAAATTCTAACAGCTTGTATTGCTTTGGTATAGAAATGAAGAGTTGCTATGCTGCccagtttctttttctcagttttcttactgCTGCCAGATAGGAACTCGGATATATAGACCACTCTGCTTCCAGACAAGAAGTTCCATATTTGAAAACCTTTGATGGCATTTTCTGCATACCTAATTCATGACAAAGTGCTTTAGTCCTCTATAGAGTTTTCTGGTTTAAAAGTAGCTTTTGTGGATGTGTATCAAATAAGTGGAACAGCATATTTTGTGACTCAAGTTTTTTTAGGTTATTATGCCCCAGGCATTGAAACTGGGATGTACATTTT
This region of Theropithecus gelada isolate Dixy chromosome 12, Tgel_1.0, whole genome shotgun sequence genomic DNA includes:
- the TMEM169 gene encoding transmembrane protein 169 produces the protein MEEPAAVEGQVQLPSPHQGSLRKAVAAALALDGESTIGRRKKKRKESRPESIIIYRSDNEKTDEEPGESEGGDRPKEEEGDDFLDYPVDDDMWNLPLDSRYVTLTGTITRGKKKGQMVDIHVTLTEKELQELTKPKESSRETTPEGRMACQVGADRGPHVVLWTLVCLPVVFILSFVVSFYYGTITWYNIFLVYNEERTFWHKISYCPCLILFYPVLIMAMASSLGLYAAVVQLSWSWGAWWQAARDMEKGFCGWLCSKLGLEDCSPYSIVELLESDNISSTLSNKDPIQEVETSTV